Proteins co-encoded in one Stomoxys calcitrans chromosome 5, idStoCalc2.1, whole genome shotgun sequence genomic window:
- the LOC106087755 gene encoding putative inorganic phosphate cotransporter isoform X1, whose product MTAVEDKGPTFGMRHMQTLLLFLNIVVVYISRLNIGVAVVAMTNAETTNPDFPEFDWSEKQISYILSSFYWGYVFTQFPGGALSKRFGAKITMGLATFFSAILSAVTPVSVTWGGWKAFCVIRGLQGIFQGMLFPCIHEHLAKWSPLQERNRLGALSHTGIECGTVLALGITGLIAGGPMGWPGISYVSAALCFAWCLLWFVFAANNATESRFIKEAEKSYIESSLEHADDFHKKKIPIPWKAIWLSVPFNALLLARCAEGWGLATLQAQIPSYLNGVLDMEIKSNALFSALPFLAMWVMSYVYLISADILQRRKILTLSAIRKTMNSFAFWIPAVGLVAIGFLDSDSKTWAIILMTLSVGVNSGATIGSSLNSIDLSPNHAGILMGIVNTIANFMPLFSPLVVGVIVTDSSNRTQWQIVFAISAVVFFVGNLVYIIWGTAVSQPWDAEDYLMPKDAESSSKANDNNQSASGYTNKALEITDNSEDGVKEN is encoded by the exons GACCCACATTTGGCATGCGCCATATGCAGACCCTACTTTTATTTCTCAATATTGTGGTAGTCTACATTAGCCGCCTTAATATCGGAGTAGCTGTGGTTGCCATGACAAATGCCGAAACAACAAATCCAGATTTTCCG GAATTCGATTGGAgtgaaaaacaaatttcctaCATTCTTTCCAGTTTCTATTGGGGCTATGTGTTTACCCAATTTCCCGGAGGAGCCTTGAGCAAACGTTTTGGTGCCAAGATTACCATGGGTCTGGCCACATTTTTCTCCGCCATTTTGAGTGCAGTGACACCGGTCTCTGTAACATGGGGAGGATGGAAGGCATTTTGTGTTATCAGAGGTTTGCAAGGCATCTTCCAGGGCATGCTTTTCCCCTGTATACATGAACATCTGGCTAAGTGGTCACCATTGCAGGAGCGTAATCGCCTGGGAGCCTTAAGTCACACCGGCATTGAGTGTGGCACGGTCTTGGCTTTGGGTATTACAGGCCTCATTGCTGGAGGGCCCATGGGTTGGCCGGGTATTTCATATGTTTCAGCTGCTCTATGCTTTGCTTGGTGCCTGCTTTGGTTTGTGTTCGCTGCAAATAATGCCACAGAATCACGGTTTATAAAAGAGGCCGAGAAAAGCTACATAGAATCGTCTTTGGAACATGCTGATGATTTTCATAAGAAAAAGATACCCATACCTTGGAAGGCCATATGGTTGTCAGTACCCTTTAATGCGCTGCTATTGGCCCGCTGTGCTGAAGGTTGGGGCCTAGCCACCTTACAAGCCCAAATACCTTCCTACCTGAATGGTGTTTTGGATATGGAGATCAAATCGAATGCCTTGTTCTCAGCCCTGCCCTTCTTAGCCATGTGGGTGATGTCCTATGTGTATTTGATTTCGGCGGATATTTTACAGCGTCGAAAGATTTTAACCTTATCGGCCATACGCAAAACCATGAACAGTTTTGCCTTTTGGATACCAGCTGTGGGTTTGGTTGCAATAGGCTTTCTGGATAGTGACAGTAAGACATGGGCCATTATCCTTATGACACTGAGTGTGGGTGTAAATAGTGGAGCAACCATTGGCAGTTCTCTGAATTCCATTGATTTGTCACCGAATCATGCGGGTATTTTAATGGGCATTGTCAATACCATAGCGAATTTTATGCCCTTGTTTTCACCTTTGGTGGTGGGGGTCATAGTAACAGATTCG tcCAATCGAACCCAATGGCAAATTGTATTTGCCATCTCAGCAGTGGTCTTCTTCGTTGGCAATTTAGTCTACATCATATGGGGCACTGCTGTATCTCAACCCTGGGATGCCGAGGATTATTTAATGCCAAAGGATGCGGAGAGTTCTTCCAAAGCAAATGACAACAATCAAAGTGCTAGTGGATATACTAATAAAGCGTTGGAAATTACAGATAATTCAGAAGATGGAGTGAAAGAAAATTAG
- the LOC106087755 gene encoding putative inorganic phosphate cotransporter isoform X2: protein MRHMQTLLLFLNIVVVYISRLNIGVAVVAMTNAETTNPDFPEFDWSEKQISYILSSFYWGYVFTQFPGGALSKRFGAKITMGLATFFSAILSAVTPVSVTWGGWKAFCVIRGLQGIFQGMLFPCIHEHLAKWSPLQERNRLGALSHTGIECGTVLALGITGLIAGGPMGWPGISYVSAALCFAWCLLWFVFAANNATESRFIKEAEKSYIESSLEHADDFHKKKIPIPWKAIWLSVPFNALLLARCAEGWGLATLQAQIPSYLNGVLDMEIKSNALFSALPFLAMWVMSYVYLISADILQRRKILTLSAIRKTMNSFAFWIPAVGLVAIGFLDSDSKTWAIILMTLSVGVNSGATIGSSLNSIDLSPNHAGILMGIVNTIANFMPLFSPLVVGVIVTDSSNRTQWQIVFAISAVVFFVGNLVYIIWGTAVSQPWDAEDYLMPKDAESSSKANDNNQSASGYTNKALEITDNSEDGVKEN, encoded by the exons ATGCGCCATATGCAGACCCTACTTTTATTTCTCAATATTGTGGTAGTCTACATTAGCCGCCTTAATATCGGAGTAGCTGTGGTTGCCATGACAAATGCCGAAACAACAAATCCAGATTTTCCG GAATTCGATTGGAgtgaaaaacaaatttcctaCATTCTTTCCAGTTTCTATTGGGGCTATGTGTTTACCCAATTTCCCGGAGGAGCCTTGAGCAAACGTTTTGGTGCCAAGATTACCATGGGTCTGGCCACATTTTTCTCCGCCATTTTGAGTGCAGTGACACCGGTCTCTGTAACATGGGGAGGATGGAAGGCATTTTGTGTTATCAGAGGTTTGCAAGGCATCTTCCAGGGCATGCTTTTCCCCTGTATACATGAACATCTGGCTAAGTGGTCACCATTGCAGGAGCGTAATCGCCTGGGAGCCTTAAGTCACACCGGCATTGAGTGTGGCACGGTCTTGGCTTTGGGTATTACAGGCCTCATTGCTGGAGGGCCCATGGGTTGGCCGGGTATTTCATATGTTTCAGCTGCTCTATGCTTTGCTTGGTGCCTGCTTTGGTTTGTGTTCGCTGCAAATAATGCCACAGAATCACGGTTTATAAAAGAGGCCGAGAAAAGCTACATAGAATCGTCTTTGGAACATGCTGATGATTTTCATAAGAAAAAGATACCCATACCTTGGAAGGCCATATGGTTGTCAGTACCCTTTAATGCGCTGCTATTGGCCCGCTGTGCTGAAGGTTGGGGCCTAGCCACCTTACAAGCCCAAATACCTTCCTACCTGAATGGTGTTTTGGATATGGAGATCAAATCGAATGCCTTGTTCTCAGCCCTGCCCTTCTTAGCCATGTGGGTGATGTCCTATGTGTATTTGATTTCGGCGGATATTTTACAGCGTCGAAAGATTTTAACCTTATCGGCCATACGCAAAACCATGAACAGTTTTGCCTTTTGGATACCAGCTGTGGGTTTGGTTGCAATAGGCTTTCTGGATAGTGACAGTAAGACATGGGCCATTATCCTTATGACACTGAGTGTGGGTGTAAATAGTGGAGCAACCATTGGCAGTTCTCTGAATTCCATTGATTTGTCACCGAATCATGCGGGTATTTTAATGGGCATTGTCAATACCATAGCGAATTTTATGCCCTTGTTTTCACCTTTGGTGGTGGGGGTCATAGTAACAGATTCG tcCAATCGAACCCAATGGCAAATTGTATTTGCCATCTCAGCAGTGGTCTTCTTCGTTGGCAATTTAGTCTACATCATATGGGGCACTGCTGTATCTCAACCCTGGGATGCCGAGGATTATTTAATGCCAAAGGATGCGGAGAGTTCTTCCAAAGCAAATGACAACAATCAAAGTGCTAGTGGATATACTAATAAAGCGTTGGAAATTACAGATAATTCAGAAGATGGAGTGAAAGAAAATTAG
- the LOC106091527 gene encoding putative inorganic phosphate cotransporter: MTTTTANDKGPTLGMRHMQALLIFLDIVVIYISRLNIGVAVVAMTKAESTNPDFPEFDWSEKQISYILSSFYWGYVCTQFLGGALSKHFGAKITMGLATFFSAILSAVTPVSVTWGGWEAFCAIRVVQGIFQGMLFPCVHAHLAKWSPLEERNRLGALSHTGIECGTVLALGITGVIASGPMGWPGISYISAGLCFGWCILWFIFAANNPTESRFATESEKSYIETSLEHAEDFHKKQIPIPWKAISLSVPFNAFLITRCAEGWGLTTLQAQIPSYLNGVLGMEIKSNALFSALPFLAMWVMSYVYVIAADILQRKQILSLSAIRKTINSCAYWIPAAGLIAIGFLDADNKPLAIALMTISVGVNSGATIGSLLNTIDLSPNHAGILMGINNTIANFMPLISPLVVGVIVTDSSNRTEWQIVFAVSAVVFFLGNIVYLIWGSTAQQPWDAEDYLVPKDTETVSKENQATNEDNSKTTIPTLGTITSIKSNAGKTD; this comes from the exons ATGACCACTACCACCGCCAATGATAAAG GACCCACACTGGGCATGCGTCACATGCAAGCCCTTCTGATATTCCTGGATATTGTGGTTATCTATATCAGCCGCCTGAATATTGGAGTGGCTGTGGTCGCCATGACCAAAGCTGAATCCACGAATCCTGATTTTCCG GAATTCGATTGGAGTGAAAAGCAAATTTCATATATCCTCTCTAGTTTCTATTGGGGCTATGTTTGCACCCAATTTCTGGGAGGTGCCttgagcaaacatttcggtGCCAAAATAACTATGGGCCTTGCAACATTCTTCTCAGCGATTTTGAGTGCAGTTACACCGGTCAGCGTTACTTGGGGAGGATGGGAGGCTTTCTGTGCCATAAGAGTGGTGCAGGGCATATTTCAGGGCATGTTGTTTCCCTGTGTGCATGCTCATCTGGCCAAATGGTCGCCATTGGAAGAACGTAATCGTCTGGGTGCTTTAAGTCACACAGGCATTGAGTGTGGCACCGTTTTGGCGCTGGGTATTACAGGTGTCATTGCCAGTGGTCCCATGGGTTGGCCGGGTATTTCTTACATCTCCGCAGGCTTGTGCTTTGGATGGTGCATTCTATGGTTTATATTTGCTGCCAATAACCCCACAGAGTCCAGATTTGCCACCGAATCAGAGAAGAGCTACATAGAAACATCATTGGAACATGCTGAAGATTTTCACAAGAAACAGATTCCCATACCTTGGAAGGCCATATCGTTGTCGGTACCCTTTAATGCCTTTCTAATAACACGTTGTGCCGAAGGTTGGGGACTAACCACCTTGCAAGCCCAAATACCTTCCTACTTGAATGGGGTGTTGGGTATGGAAATCAAATCGAATGCCTTGTTCTCGGCCCTACCCTTCTTGGCTATGTGGGTAATGTCCTATGTCTATGTAATTGCGGCAGATATTTTACAGCGCAAACAGATTTTAAGTTTATCCGCCATACGCAAAACCATAAACAGTTGTGCTTACTGGATACCAGCTGCAGGATTGATAGCCATAGGCTTTTTGGATGCCGACAACAAGCCCTTGGCCATAGCTTTGATGACAATAAGTGTGGGCGTTAATAGTGGAGCGACTATAGGAAGTTTGCTCAATACCATCGATTTGTCACCGAATCATGCTGGCATACTGATGGGCATTAACAATACCATAGCGAATTTCATGCCATTGATATCACCTTTGGTGGTGGGCGTTATAGTCACCGATTCG aGCAATCGCACCGAATGGCAAATTGTATTTGCCGTCTCCGCTGTGGTTTTCTTCTTGGGCAACATCGTTTACcttatatggggctcaactgcACAACAACCCTGGGATGCCGAAGATTACTTGGTGCCAAAAGATACGGAAACTGTTTCCAAAGAAAATCAGGCAACTAATGAAGATAATTCTAAAACAACTATTCCAACTTTGGGGACTATTACATCAATTAAATCAAATGCGGGAAAAACTGATTAG
- the LOC106091528 gene encoding putative inorganic phosphate cotransporter produces MQYIYFSTFQEYDWTEKEISYILSSFFWGYVCTQFLGGILCKKFGAKINMGVSTFVSALLTVLTPWCVGWGGWQVFCAIRVIQGLVQGVIFPCIYEHLALWSPAEERNRLGGFSMTGVDCGTILAMAISGIIAKGSMGWPGISYVSAGICFAWCLLWLILGSNSPNESKFITESEKQYLELSVAHKNDSQDQKIPVPWKAVLTSLPFYALIVARSAQNWGLSTMQSQIPSYLNGVLDMEIQANGLFSSLPFMGMLVMSFVYLMLEDVLRRKKILTLKGVRRVFNTVSFWIPACGLIGIGFLDGDNKPLAISLMTLSVAINSGNIIGSALNTIDLAPNHAGSLMSVVNTVSNFTPFISPLVVGVIVTDVHERSLWQIVFAIAAAIFFFGNFFYITCGTTDTQPWDAEDFLIPKVSQSSERGYNKSIDDLGVYNKGMDLETNISDLNKAEK; encoded by the exons atgcaatatatttatttttccaCTTTTCAGGAATATGATTGGACCGAGAAGGAGATATCCTACATATTGTCCAGTTTCTTTTGGGGCTATGTGTGTACACAGTTTCTCGGTGGCATTCTGTGCAAGAAATTTGGAGCCAAAATAAATATGGGCGTATCAACCTTTGTGTCAGCCCTGTTAACTGTTTTGACGCCATGGTGTGTGGGCTGGGGGGGTTGGCAAGTGTTTTGTGCCATACGAGTAATACAAGGCCTGGTTCAAGGCGTGATATTTCCCTGCATATACGAACACTTGGCCTTGTGGTCCCCAGCAGAAGAAAGAAATCGCTTGGGCGGATTCAGTATGACCGGAGTGGATTGTGGCACAATATTAGCCATGGCCATAAGTGGCATAATAGCCAAAGGGTCCATGGGTTGGCCAGGAATATCTTATGTATCTGCAGGAATTTGCTTTGCTTGGTGTTTACTATGGCTAATATTGGGATCCAATAGCCCTAATGAATCAAAATTCATTACTGAGTCCGAAAAACAGTATTTGGAGCTAAGTGTGGCTCACAAGAATGATTCTCAAGACCAAAAAATTCCGGTTCCTTGGAAGGCTGTACTCACGTCCTTGCCTTTTTATGCCTTAATAGTTGCCAGATCTGCACAAAACTGGGGCTTATCTACAATGCAGTCTCAAATACCGTCTTATCTCAATGGAGTTTTAGATATGGAAATCCAAGCCAATGGCCTGTTTTCATCGTTGCCCTTTATGGGCATGTTGGTGATGTCCTTTGTCTATTTGATGCTTGAGGATGTACTAAGGCGAAAAAAGATTCTAACCCTAAAAGGAGTGCGTAGAGTTTTTAACACAGTCTCATTTTGGATACCCGCATGTGGTTTGATAGGCATTGGATTTCTGGATGGTGACAATAAACCTTTGGCCATTTCCCTAATGACCTTGAGTGTGGCCATCAACAGTGGCAATATAATAGGCAGTGCCTTAAATACCATCGATTTGGCACCCAATCATGCTGGCAGTTTAATGTCTGTGGTCaatactgtgtcaaatttcaccccTTTCATATCGCCTTTAGTGGTGGGGGTCATAGTCACCGATGTG CATGAACGTTCCTTGTGGCAAATAGTGTTTGCCATTGCAGCTGCTATCTTCTTCTTTGGCAATTTTTTCTACATCACCTGTGGCACCACGGATACTCAACCTTGGGACGCTGAAGACTTCTTAATACCCAAGGTTTCGCAGAGTTCTGAAAGGGGATATAACAAAAGCATAGATGATTTGGGGGTGTATAATAAGGGAATGGATTTGGAGACAAATATATCTGACTTAAATAAAGCGGAAAAATAA